The stretch of DNA TTTTACTATTCCATTAAACAAAACTGAATTAAAAAGGATGACAAATATTAACGCGTATAAATAATTGATATATAGATCGTTGTTATTTTGTGATTGCAACACAATAAAACCAATGTATAAGGGAATTACTACATTTACAATAATAAGAGAAACAACCGATAATACTAAGGCTACTTTCGATCTAACAAGAGGCAAAACGATATATGATAAAATATAAAAAGCCGTAGGGATTAAAATAAAAATTGTAATTGCAGGCCAAGGGGAATTAATATTCCCCAGCTGCACAATTGAATCCTTAATAGTCATGAGTCCACCTTTTGGTTCTTTTGCCCATCTATTGGCGAACTATGTTCATGTTCTGCTAAGTGATTGCTATCTTTTTTATTATCTATTTTATCCTTACTATGAAGCCCTTTCACTGCTTGGTTAGCTAGAAGATCTTTAGTCACTCCCGAGGCGCTGTCTGCAACGGAAGTTAAAGAAATATGTATAGCTTTGATAGCAAAATTCTTGTCTTCTACAGCAAATGTATCATAAAGTCCTCTAGTCCCCCGTATACCAGGCATAACACTTCCTATAAAGGCTTGCTCAACGGTTTTCTTATCTAATTTTCCATCACTTGCTGCTCCTGCAACAGTTCCAACTACAGTGCCTACAGCTGGCCCTATTGCTTTCTTTCCTAATTTTGCAACCACTGATAACGATGCTGCCTCTGGTGAAAGGGCAGCCGTTATGAATGAACTAGCAAAGCCAGCAGACGCTCCAATTCCTGCTCCTTTAAATAACCCACCCCAACTATGAGTTTCAGAATATCCTTCTAACGCACCAACAAAAGCTCCTGAAACTCCTCCAATGATTTGTTCCGCAACATCAGGAAGCCGCCCATCATGGTCAACGTATTTTAATGGGTTGTCATTGGCATATACATAACGGTTAAATGACAGTGGACTTTTTCCAATATCCACTTTCTCAGGATCCACACTCATAAACCTACCGATGGCCGGATCATAATACCGCGCACCGTAGTAAGACAACCCTGTCGCATCATCGTGGAGCTTGCCAGTGAAGCCGACGTGCTCACTCGGACGATCTTTTGAAGTGTCTAGAGCTTCTTGGCCATATCCCCAATAGACTTGCCCTTGATTAAAGACAAAACTCTTATCTTGACGAGTTTCTTGAAGTGGTGAACCCAATAAATCATTGTGTAAATACACAGTAGATTTATTGCTACCATCAAACCCTTGTTTCTGATAAGCGACTTTATGGCCTAACAAATAAAAGTAGTAAGTGTCATCACCCTGATCTACAGTTTTATTTGGAATGTGTTGTTGAAACAACAGTTGATTTTTTTGGTTATAAATCTGAATTGTTTCGTCATTTCCTTTGAGGACTTTAACGCGATTGCCATTACCGTCATAAAAATATTGGTCATCATAGCTTTTACCATTAACAGGATTAACGCCTTTGGCTTGCACGAGTTGCTGAGTGTCATTATAAACAAAGGTATTGCCTGCTTTATTGCTGGTAATGTCTCCATAAGCATCATAACCAAAATTCTCGTTAACAGAGCCACTGATACTCATCAGTTTATTATTTGTATAGTGATAGCTAAGATTGCCTCTCGCACCCGAGACATTAACAATGTTACCAACAGGGTCATATCCAATCGTTGATGATTTACCCCCGAGGCTTTCGCCTGTTAGCCAGTTTGCTGCATTGTATGAATACGTTTGTGCATGGGCGCTATTTGGATCCTCAATTTTTAAAATATTACCCATTGGGTCATACGTGTAATGACGCTGAGTAAAGGGCTGCTCATTCCCAAAAGCCACCTTGATATCATTATCCATTTGACGATCATTAAGCTGATAAGTTGTTACTGCACCATTGGCATCAGTGAAGCTTTGAATTTTGCCATTTGGGAAATATTTTACATTAGTGACTTTATTGCCTACTTTAGTCGCACGGCCTAAGGCATCAGGCGCATAGTCAACCTTCATAGCATCACCTGGATAAGTCACACTAGAAAGGTGATCTAGACCATCGTAGCTGTACTTAAACAAGAAATTCTTGTGACTGCCACCAGCATCAACATCTGGGAAAATGAGATTCGCTGATTTTAAATTGCCATTATTATCGTATGTATAGTCCCACTCACTGTGAAATGTTGAGTTGCCATTTTGTACTTTAGTCTTATGACCGTCAGCATCATAGGTCATAGTAATATTGCGATTTAAACTAGATTCGGGGTTTCGTACTTGAGTGAGTTGGCCCAAAACATCATAGCGAAAATCGACATTAGGAGAGTTACCAACTTTCTTAGAAGTCATCTCACCAATGGCATCACGTCCATAAGCGGTATGACCTGTCTCCGGGTTATCTTCACCGGTTAAAAAGTAATGAGAGTCATATTGGTATTTACGAATCACTGTGGGCTTTGTTGGATTATAAGCTTGACCAATTAAAGTAATACGCCCCATCGCATCACGTTCTATACCGGTACTGAGTGCGACCTTACCCTCACCATAAATATCAACGCTTTTTTGCATGATTTTCATAAGCTGCTGCTGATCTGGATCACCAAAAGACCGGTAAGTATCGACGGTCACATTGCCTTTAGGGTCGGTAATCGTCGTCGTATTTGCACCATAAGAATATGAAGTCACACAAGGTGAAGCAGCCGTACATTCACCGGTGTGAGGAGGTAGATTGCCTGGATAGCGAACTTTAAAAGTGACATCTACATAGCTTATTGGCAAATAAACCATCACATCAAGTTCGGATTTTTTTATAATGGGGAGCAAAAATATTGAAGCCTCATCATTTTTCACAGCAACAGGGTCGCTTTTAAATTCTAAAGGAGTCCATTGAGGAAGGGTTTGATCATAAGAGGTTTTCACACTATCCGGAGCAAAAGAGTCAGGTTTAAAATTTCCCCAACTGACAGCCTGTACAGAAGCAGCATTATCACCCCAACCAGATAGCGGCAGTTTAATTCCGTTAGGAACAGATTGCATAGAAGTATAGTTATGAAAATCGATTGTCCGTGTAATCGTTTTCGTATAATCAGCAAACGCCGACCCCGAAGCCACCATCCCCATTAAGGCAAATAAAGACAGGTGTTTTTTAATCTTTTTCATTGTTATTACTTCCTTTTAACCTTGATAAGGGATCGGGCTAAGGCCATCACCGATTTTAGTTAATGGTAAAGGTGCTTCAACCGCGGTTACTCGACCTAGTGCATCACGAGTGGTGTAAGTGCCTAAGAAGCCTGCTAGGTTGTCTGGAGAGTAATCAAATGGTTCAGGATAAGACCTGAACATCTCACGACCATATGCATCATAACGAATTTTAACAAGGTTTATTGCCTTACCGTTATTATATTGCGCAGTGCTTGTTGTGCGACCAAACCCATCAAACCAAGACGTTGATTTAAAATTACCCCGCGTGACTGTTTTAGTCGCTTGCCCACTTGGTGCAGTGAAATTATGCCAAGTGAGTGTAACTGGATCACCAATCGGCGGTGTCAGTTTGGTTAAGCGATACATCGAGTCATACTCATAACTCGTTTTATTGCCCAAGCCATCGGTATAGCTAGTAATTGTGCCATTAGAATTGATTACAAACTTAAACTGATTACCAGCTGCATCTGTGATCAATTGAGGCATGCCTGCGACATAATTTTGGAGTGTTGTTTTATGGCCCAATGCATTGGTAATCGTTGCGATGTTACCAGCGGCATCATAGGTATAAGACGTTTTTACACCATTCTCAGTTTGATCCAGCAACTCACCCGTATCATTAAAAGTACGTGCAATTTGATTGACTGCTTTACCACCGCTATCTTTCCATTCCTCATTCTGAGGGATGAATAATAAATGTGGGACTGCATTAATCGTGTATTTTTTCTCGTAGTTAGAAAGAGCTTCTGTGCGGCTACCTTGTAGCGAAGACTTTGACACATAATTCACCATGCTATTGTCGTCATAACCATAGGTCGTGCTATAGGTAACGCCTACGCGTTTAATGGTTTGAGTTGCTAGTTGAGGTTGAGCTATTTCAAATCCATATCCGAAAGATTTTGCAATATGGCGTTTGCTCCAAGTATAAGCAGAGACTTCCAATGGTGTTTTTATAACGTCTTGTATTTTGTAGACAGTTTTATTTGATAACAAACCTGTCTGCCAACTTGGTGTTGGTCCCACGTCATAAGCTGTCAAAAATTGATAATCCACTTCTTTTCCTGGTGAAGTGATTTTTGTTATTAGTGTAGCGGGAATAGCCTCGCCAGTGGTATACGCCTGGTTTCCTTTATATCCCCATCGCCCAGTATTTGCTGTTACCTCATAATCATAACTCCAGGTCCCTTTAGTAATTCCTGGGCCTGAATTAGTTTGTTTGGTCACATATGTTGTTGCTAATCGAGGAGCCGTCTGTTTATCACTAATCGAGTAACTAGCCAACTGGAACTGGGATTGACCGCCATCAGGATAAATAATCGAATTAATTTGAGTGCCTGCCCAACCTAAATGCCACTCTGATTTATCAGGTAATTTAATATAGGCCGGATCAGGTTGTGGCCCTGTTTTTCCATTGATAGTGCGCGGGTCAATTTGCCATGTTTTGCCGTCACTGCTTGTAATCGTACTACCACTGACAATGAGCTTGTAATTACCCATTGTAATCGTCTGTAAATGGAAAGGGTCTCGTACGCCACCACCGCTGCGACTGTAAGCATAAGTGATTTTTTCACCACCATGAGGGCTGACAATTTGATCAACAGGAGACTCTCCCGTATAAGGCCAACTATTAAATACATGGTAGGTTGTGCCATCAGGGGCATAAATCCATCCGCCAAAACCTGCATATGGACCAGAACCTGAGTAACTCACTCCTAAATCTGCACGCCAGCCATCCATAGATTCAAAAAGTCGCGTACCAATTCCATGCGCTCCTCCTCGAGAAGGGCTGGTTGTATAAAGCTTATGACGGCCACCGGATGGATCTTGAAAAACAACAACGTTTGGATCGTTACAACTAGGTGAAGAGGAACTGCCATAATCACAAAAAGCATCTATAAGATTAGTTTCAACTAAACCTGTAAAAATACCTTCATTGGGTTCAAAAGGACTAACATCTTCACCGGAACGATAACTCCAGGTCACATTTAAATTTAAACTATCATTACCTGGGATGCTGACCAATGGAATATGAACAATTAATGCCCCTGTAAAAGGATCGACTTTAGAGACAGGCGCATTTTGAATCATGCTGCGATAAAATTCTTTGCTGTTGTAATCCCCTGGACTGCTGGGAACATCCGGTGTTGCCACTAAACTCATGGTCTTCGGAGCGTCTTTCGTTTTTTTAATTTCTTTGGCTAATTTTTTCTTAGCACTTTCTTTGGTGTTGTTATTTTGTTTCGCGTGAGTTTGTTTGCTATGTTTTGGCTCAATTTTAGATTGAGCGGTGGAATCTTTATATTGCTGTAAAAAGTTAATTGATTGTGAGCTTGCTACCGCGCTGTTCAATCCCAACGCAAGTAAGACAGCCGTAGTGACGANNNNNNNNNNNNNNNNNNNNNNNNNNNNNNNNNNNNNNNNNNNNNNNNNNNNNNNNNNNNNNNNNNNNNNNNNNNNNNNNNNNNNNNNNNNNNNNNNNNNNNNNNNNNNNNNNNNNNNNNNNNNNNNNNNNNNNNNNNNNNNNNNNNNNNNNNNNNNNNNNNNNNNNNNNNNNNNNNNNNNNNNNNNNNNNNNNNNNNNNNNNNNNNNNNNNNNNNNNNNNNNNNNNNNNNNNNNNNNNNNNNNNNNNNNNNNNNNNNNNNNNNNNNNNNNNNNNNNNNNNNNNNNNNNNNNNNNNNNNNNNNNNNNNNNNNNNNNNNNNNNNNNNNNNNNNNNNNNNNNNNNNNNNNNNNNNNNNNNNNNNNNNNNNNNNNNNNNNNNNNNNNNNNNNNNNNNNNNNNNNNNNNNNNNNNNNNNNNNNNNNNNNNNNNNNNNNNNNNNNNNNNNNNNNNNNNNNNNNNNNNNNNNNNNNNNNNNNNNNNNNNNNNNNNNNNNNNNNNNNNNNNNNNNNNNNNNNNNNNNNNNNNNNNNNNNNNNNNNNNNNNNNNNNNNNNNNNNNNNNNNNNNNNNNNNNNNNNNNNNNNNNNNNNNNNNNNNNNNNNNNNNNNNNNNNNNNNNNNNNNNNNNNNNNNNNNNNNNNNNNNNNNNNNNNNNNNNNNNNNNNNNNNNNNNNNNNNNNNNNNNNNNNNNNNNNNNNNNNNNNNNNNNNNNNNNNNNNNNNNNNNNNNNNNNNNNNNNNNNNNNNNNNNNNNNNNNNNNNNNNNNNNNNNNNNNNNNNNNNNNNNNNNNNNNNNNNNNNNNNNNNNNNNNNNNNNNNNNNNNNNNNNNNNNNNNNNNNNNNNNNNNNNNNNNNNNNNNNNNNNNNNNNNNNNNNNNNNNNNNNNNNNNNNNNNNNNNNNNNNNNNNNNNNNNNNNNNNNNNNNNNNNNNNNNNNNNNNNNNNNNNNNNNNNNNNNNNNNNNNNNNNNNNNNNNNNNNNNNNNNNNNNNNNNNNNNNNNNNNNNNNNNNNNNNNNNNNNNNNNNNNNNNNNNNNNNNNNNNNNNNNNNNNNNNNNNNNNNNNNNNNNNNNNNNNNNNNNNNNNNNNNNNNNNNNNNNNNNNNNNNNNNNNNNNNNNNNNNNNNNNNNNNNNNNNNNNNNNNNNNNNNNNNNNNNNNNNNNNNNNNNNNNNNNNNNNNNNNNNNNNNNNNNNNNNNNNNNNNNNNNNNNNNNNNNNNNNNNNNNNNNNNNNNNNNNNNNNNNNNNNNNNNNNNNNNNNNNNNNNNNNNNNNNNNNNNNNNNNNNNNNNNNNNNNNNNNNNNNNNNNNNNNNNNNNNNNNNNNNNNNNNNNNNNNNNNNNNNNNNNNNNNNNNNNNNNNNNNNNNNNNNNNNNNNNNNNNNNNNNNNNNNNNNNNNNNNNNNNNNNNNNNNNNNNNNNNNNNNNNNNNNNNNNNNNNNNNNNNNNNNNNNNNNNNNNNNNNNNNNNNNNNNNNNNNNNNNNNNNNNNNNNNNNNNNNNNNNNNNNNNNNNNNNNNNNNNNNNNNNNNNNNNNNNNNNNNNNNNNNNNNNNNNNNNNNNNNNNNNNNNNNNNNNNNNNNNNNNNNNNNNNAAAATGAACTTTCCAGAAGAAATTGAACGTTTAAAAAGCAAGCAAAGAACACGGCTTAAAGCGCGCTCTTCAAAGTCAAAATTAGACCGCCATTACGATGCGCTGAATGGCCTTGCTCAAAATGGCGCGTCACTTTCACAGCTCCAACTTTGGCTCGCTGAAAATAAAACACGTGCTTCTCGATCAACCATCCATCGATGGCTCAAAAAAAATCAAATCAGGACACCTTCATGACTAGCTTTCGCTCACCAAAGTCGCAAGCAATGCATTATGCTCGGGAAATCAGAAATATGGGCCGTTCCCAGTCTTTAGGCACGTTGCGTATTGATGAAGCTGCCCTCACTCGCTTTGCCAGTTACCTGAAAGAAAATAAACTGGAAAGCTTGAAAGAGTTTACTCCGGCGAAAATCACTCCTGAAAAAAACAAAATAATCCTAGACTACCTCAGCACCCGAAAACAAAAAGGGTTAACCCAATCCACGATAGACCAAGACAGACAGTCCCTACAGCGCCTTTCAGGGGGGAAGTTCTTACGAGCTAAGGCAAACCTTGCAAAAGGGAAAAAAGCCTCGCATTACCGCCATTACACACCAGAACAAATTTCTCTCATCATAGATAAACAAAAACCCCATAATTCTCTCGCAACGAAAATAGCAGCCTATACAGGTATCCGTGCTCATGAATTAATCACACTCAGAAGCATCTCAGAGCGCTCTAAAAGTAAAAGAGATACCGAAGGTCAAGTTTGGGAAGATCGTCGTTTTAAAGGGCTGTCAGGGCGATTATATTCGGTTATTGGCAAGGGAGGGTTATGTAGAGAAGTGATATTAAGCCATGAATTGGTGAATTTGCTTGAGAATGTAAAACTTGATCAACCCAGAATGGTGACGGATCGAGGTATTCATTATCAACAGTTTTACGATATTTCAGGAGGGCAAAAGTGGTCGCAATCTTTTACACAGGCGAGTCAAAAAGAATTGGGATGGTCTGATGGTGCTCATGCATTGAGACATACCTATGCCGAACGCCGACTTGATCAACTCTTAAAATCTGGTTTAACACGAGAACGTTCTCTTTGCATTATTGCTCAAGAAATGGGGCATTTCCGTAGTGAGATTACAGAGGTTTATTTACGATGAGTATTATTTTTAAATACATCTTAGTCTTTCTATTTTTTCCTATGCTTGCTTTAGGTTTTGCCTGGTTTGAAGGGTTATCGCCTCCTGTGGTGTTTGAGTCACTGAGTAATTTTTCCCTGCTTTCTCTTTTTTTATTTGGTGCATCACTTGCAGCGAGCGTTTTCTTACTCCCGTTTTGTTTCGACATGGGCTTCTATGAAAATATTGCGAAAGCAAATGAAGAGAGAATCAAGCGGAGAATTGAAAAACTCGAAGCTGAAGCTTCGGCTCTATTTCATCAAGCGGATTTGGATAGTGAAAAAGCAAAAAAACTACTTGAGGAAGGTGAAAACAAAGAACGTGAGCTTCAAGAGAAGTTTGATGAAGCTTTGGAAAGTGAAAAGGCAAAAATGGATGAGCGCGTTAAGTTATTTGAGGAAGAAGCGGATTTCTTTTTTGAGCGTAGTGAAAAACGATCTCATACGAATCAAAATCTTTGGATGCAAAACAGAATGTTGAAAGCTGAGATAAAAGCATTGAAAAATATGTTGACTGAGAATACTGAACTTTCGAAGGATTTTATTTTTACCCAGATTGCTCAAAAAAAAGAAAATGAACGTCAACGTATCCAAAAAATTAAGGGTCAAAAAAATCTTAATCGTTAGTTGTTATTNNNNNNNNNNNNNNNNNNNNNNNNNCAGTAAATTGTTTTTGCATTTGACGTGCAATCCCTTGTAAAGACCGTGTAAATTTTTAGCGATTGTAGCAAGACAATAAAGTGAACGCAATACTAAAATGATTTAATTATCAACGATGTTTTCGTGAAAATATGGGAAGCAACAACATGTTTAAGAACTATACTTTGAATTTTTAAAGGGCGGTAATTACTTGTGCCAAAACCGCTTATCGAAAGTAATCCCTTAAACAGGGTGTGTTTTAGAAAAAGTTAACAAAATCGATTGATTCATTAAATTATCAATTTAATAGCTACAAAAAATAAACCACAGATTATGATAGAATGCCTACCGACAATTAAAGTCACGTTTTTGCCCTCAGATGAGGGCTTTTTATTGAGCTTCAAAAAAAACAACGCCATGATCATCAATTTCTTTCAGCAAATAAGGGTCTTTTAAACTGCTATAAGAAGATAAGTCAACTTCATAAGCTATCCATGAGTCATCTAAGTCTGTACTGATCCGGCACACAGTTTGATAATCAACGTCACCCTTTAAAGTCAAATCAATATCTGATCCAGGCCGAAAGTTACCTTTAGCTCTTGAGCCATAAAGAATAGCCTGTTTAATTTGTGGGTATTTTTTCAAAATATCATAAATAATCGTAACTGTTTTATCTGATAACCCGTGATCTAACATATTAGTTGTCATCATCAATAAGATTATTTAATTTACTTCCAAGCTTAACTAATTCAGAGTGATATTTATCAACAATGAGTTTTATAATTTCTTCTGCTTGAGCTTGATCATAAGTGTGTGATGTGCGATTTCTGCTCTCAACCATATCCAACCAACATTCACCATTATCAACCAAACCCTCTTTAAAGGCTCTCCTTAAAGTGCTTCGCGACCCTCCAATATCTAAGTGGCCATCGAATCGCAAATAGTCCTGTAGAGTTTTCCAAGCCATTTCATAAGTGAATTCAAAGGCTTTGATAAGGCCCTGTTGCTCTAACTCAGATAATTCTCGTTCCTTATTAAGGACTAATGCCGAATTTAGCTGATTTAACGCCTTATTATAACTTAATAGGCGTTGCTTCCAGCGCGGAGCTTCTTTTGTCATATTTGTTTTAACTCTCTAAACATCACCAAAGATCACTACAAGCGACCTTCTATTATTAATACTCATACGATAATAGCACAAAGCAGCCCTTAGCCTTGGATGACTGAAACTGGTGAGCGACTTCCAGTAACTCGCGTAAGATGTCACGACAATCTAATGATTGCTGCGGGTAGCTTAATTTCCCGACTCGCCCTGTTCCAACCTCTCGTTGTTTTTGTCGGACTGCTTCACAAAATCACGCCCAATTTATACTTTGGGACAGCAAATACATAGAGTGTATTAGTCTGGTTTTCACGTGTTTCCTCACTAAACATCCGGTATGTGTAACGTGTTCCGGTTTCACTAAACATCTGGTGTTACGTTCCAGTTCTCGACCTTTTTTACGTTGTAGGTAGAACGTCCATTTTGCCGAACTCGAAAATGAAAAAAAGA from Piscirickettsia litoralis encodes:
- a CDS encoding RHS repeat domain-containing protein, coding for MKKIKKHLSLFALMGMVASGSAFADYTKTITRTIDFHNYTSMQSVPNGIKLPLSGWGDNAASVQAVSWGNFKPDSFAPDSVKTSYDQTLPQWTPLEFKSDPVAVKNDEASIFLLPIIKKSELDVMVYLPISYVDVTFKVRYPGNLPPHTGECTAASPCVTSYSYGANTTTITDPKGNVTVDTYRSFGDPDQQQLMKIMQKSVDIYGEGKVALSTGIERDAMGRITLIGQAYNPTKPTVIRKYQYDSHYFLTGEDNPETGHTAYGRDAIGEMTSKKVGNSPNVDFRYDVLGQLTQVRNPESSLNRNITMTYDADGHKTKVQNGNSTFHSEWDYTYDNNGNLKSANLIFPDVDAGGSHKNFLFKYSYDGLDHLSSVTYPGDAMKVDYAPDALGRATKVGNKVTNVKYFPNGKIQSFTDANGAVTTYQLNDRQMDNDIKVAFGNEQPFTQRHYTYDPMGNILKIEDPNSAHAQTYSYNAANWLTGESLGGKSSTIGYDPVGNIVNVSGARGNLSYHYTNNKLMSISGSVNENFGYDAYGDITSNKAGNTFVYNDTQQLVQAKGVNPVNGKSYDDQYFYDGNGNRVKVLKGNDETIQIYNQKNQLLFQQHIPNKTVDQGDDTYYFYLLGHKVAYQKQGFDGSNKSTVYLHNDLLGSPLQETRQDKSFVFNQGQVYWGYGQEALDTSKDRPSEHVGFTGKLHDDATGLSYYGARYYDPAIGRFMSVDPEKVDIGKSPLSFNRYVYANDNPLKYVDHDGRLPDVAEQIIGGVSGAFVGALEGYSETHSWGGLFKGAGIGASAGFASSFITAALSPEAASLSVVAKLGKKAIGPAVGTVVGTVAGAASDGKLDKKTVEQAFIGSVMPGIRGTRGLYDTFAVEDKNFAIKAIHISLTSVADSASGVTKDLLANQAVKGLHSKDKIDNKKDSNHLAEHEHSSPIDGQKNQKVDS
- a CDS encoding RHS repeat protein, which produces VTTAVLLALGLNSAVASSQSINFLQQYKDSTAQSKIEPKHSKQTHAKQNNNTKESAKKKLAKEIKKTKDAPKTMSLVATPDVPSSPGDYNSKEFYRSMIQNAPVSKVDPFTGALIVHIPLVSIPGNDSLNLNVTWSYRSGEDVSPFEPNEGIFTGLVETNLIDAFCDYGSSSSPSCNDPNVVVFQDPSGGRHKLYTTSPSRGGAHGIGTRLFESMDGWRADLGVSYSGSGPYAGFGGWIYAPDGTTYHVFNSWPYTGESPVDQIVSPHGGEKITYAYSRSGGGVRDPFHLQTITMGNYKLIVSGSTITSSDGKTWQIDPRTINGKTGPQPDPAYIKLPDKSEWHLGWAGTQINSIIYPDGGQSQFQLASYSISDKQTAPRLATTYVTKQTNSGPGITKGTWSYDYEVTANTGRWGYKGNQAYTTGEAIPATLITKITSPGKEVDYQFLTAYDVGPTPSWQTGLLSNKTVYKIQDVIKTPLEVSAYTWSKRHIAKSFGYGFEIAQPQLATQTIKRVGVTYSTTYGYDDNSMVNYVSKSSLQGSRTEALSNYEKKYTINAVPHLLFIPQNEEWKDSGGKAVNQIARTFNDTGELLDQTENGVKTSYTYDAAGNIATITNALGHKTTLQNYVAGMPQLITDAAGNQFKFVINSNGTITSYTDGLGNKTSYEYDSMYRLTKLTPPIGDPVTLTWHNFTAPSGQATKTVTRGNFKSTSWFDGFGRTTSTAQYNNGKAINLVKIRYDAYGREMFRSYPEPFDYSPDNLAGFLGTYTTRDALGRVTAVEAPLPLTKIGDGLSPIPYQG
- a CDS encoding site-specific integrase; its protein translation is MTSFRSPKSQAMHYAREIRNMGRSQSLGTLRIDEAALTRFASYLKENKLESLKEFTPAKITPEKNKIILDYLSTRKQKGLTQSTIDQDRQSLQRLSGGKFLRAKANLAKGKKASHYRHYTPEQISLIIDKQKPHNSLATKIAAYTGIRAHELITLRSISERSKSKRDTEGQVWEDRRFKGLSGRLYSVIGKGGLCREVILSHELVNLLENVKLDQPRMVTDRGIHYQQFYDISGGQKWSQSFTQASQKELGWSDGAHALRHTYAERRLDQLLKSGLTRERSLCIIAQEMGHFRSEITEVYLR
- a CDS encoding nucleotidyltransferase domain-containing protein, whose translation is MLDHGLSDKTVTIIYDILKKYPQIKQAILYGSRAKGNFRPGSDIDLTLKGDVDYQTVCRISTDLDDSWIAYEVDLSSYSSLKDPYLLKEIDDHGVVFFEAQ
- a CDS encoding nucleotidyltransferase substrate binding protein, with the protein product MTKEAPRWKQRLLSYNKALNQLNSALVLNKERELSELEQQGLIKAFEFTYEMAWKTLQDYLRFDGHLDIGGSRSTLRRAFKEGLVDNGECWLDMVESRNRTSHTYDQAQAEEIIKLIVDKYHSELVKLGSKLNNLIDDDN